TCAAATCAAATTGTATAAGAATAATATTTTTTAACATACAAATTACCTGTAAAAAAAAGGAAAGTTTGTTATTTATGGTAAACTAATAGTAATACTTTTACAATTTTCTTTTGTTTAGGCTTTAAAAAAAAATATTACTTATTTTATAGTTAGTTTTACTTTATGATATTTATTAAATAATTTCTTGTACTTGTAGGATTTTGATAATTCGTTTTTAAAAAAAAATTAGTTAATATTTTTCTTTCGAAATTTTCTTTCTTTAGTATCTTTAAAAATGAAAATTATATTTTTTTAAACAAAAAATTAATTTACTTTCAAATAATCTTTTATAATTATTTCCTTGTTTAGGATTTAAAAAAAAATTACTATCCCATAATTGTAACAATATATAATTGTAAAAGACTATGTAATAGTAATTGTTCGTTTCCAAAATCTTAAAAATAATTGTAAAAAGATATTTTTGTAATAATATATTATATTTTTAAATCTTAAAAAAAAAGATGTTATATTTTTGACACATGTCACTATCTTAAAAAATTTATTGACACATGTCGCGATCATGTTAATTAGCAACTTTGAAGAACCAAACTTTATATAATAAGATGGTGTTTTAGGCCATATTCAAATGTTTGATGTTCGTGTATATAAGAAAAATAAACGAGGAGACTATGGAGAATTGTCTGTTTTATCGCTTTGGAGACTATTTTTTGTTGGGCTTGGCCTTAACTTAAATTTTTTTTTTTTTTTTTTGTAAAATAGGCTTTCAAATTAAAATACTAAAAACATACAATATATGGTTGAAACAATCATAAAGATTGAAAAAGTATGATGAGACATGTCTCATATTCAACCAAGCATTAGCTTACATAGGAGAAGACTTATGATTCATAAGCTTAATGAAACAAGAGAGAGATGAAACTACTAAGAGGATGGAGGGTAGTTTCTGCGGCCTCGACGACCCCTTTTACCCTTTCCTCTTACCGTTTTCCACTCCATATCTTGAAACTTTTGGACCGGTTTTATTGGCCTTCGACCTCGTGACATGTTGAGGTTTGCCGTAGCATCACTCATATATCCTCTCTAATCATCTTGCTCATTACAAGCAATTTGAGTAACAGAAGGACTGCCATGTGCAGGAGAGTATAGAGGGACCAAAGAATTGTCCGGTGAAACCAAGTTGGCCTCGAGGACAATAACAGGGGATGGAATTTCTTCCATAATATCAGCTTCAGTTGGAGCAGATTGTGTGTCTGCTAATGGTGATGAAGTCAAAAAATAGTTGGAGCCAGTGGCTAAATGTACCTTTGGCAGGTTAAACTGCATGGATTAATGAACCAGAAAGTAAATAACTATTATCGCGGGTTCAATTTAGTTTGAAATATGCTTTGATACCAATTTGGTTACATTATTACCAAGCAACTCCCCATGACGTATCATAGTCTGTACGTCACGTTACCGTCCATTGGCACATCAATTTGGTTTTTGATTTGCTTTAATTAATTATATATACCTTGGGTTTATAAAAGTATAATATTTCTAAGTAATTATAGTTACCTATTCACTTCATGACTTGAACCAACATAAAATCCATACTGTGTCTTACGTTTCTGTATAAAACTATATTTCATTATAAGATTGACTAAAGTTATTTGAAATTCTACAAAAAGAAAGTGTGATTCTCTGTATCCAGCTGCATGCTTTTTGTTTTGCGCTACCAACGCTGCGATAACATTAATAAGGCTGCAATGACAAGAGAAACACATATTTTTTGGTCAACAATTTTCTATTTTTGGAGTGGGATTTTGTCCAGTCATATATTTATACATCAATATCAGTTTTCACTGAAAAAGGAAAGTATTAAAATAATCAAAAGAAAGTATTAGTGTAGCGACACTAAAACTATTAATAGTTTCTATTTATTTATCTGTGTTTCTGTTTTCCTTTATATTATCTGATAATTACCAATAAATACGTATACACTAATTCGTTTAGCTAATCGAGTGTGTGTGTGTAGTATTGTTAGCGTACAAGTCTAACTTATTTGGTATGTAAATTTGAATAATACCATTAGCATCCTTCCTTTTTAATGCTGGTTTTGTTGATAATGTGATGATACTATCTATTATTGAATCTGAAAACTATACCATTTGGAAACACTTCTGTTTTTAGAAACAATTAGTATTCAGAAGTGATATCTCATATTATGAATATATTTTATTATATTTTTAATATAATCCATAAACCTTTTCAAACTTTTCTAGTAGTCCTTCTATTTGTTATAGTTCTTTTTGCTTCTTCATTTCCTAGGGTATTACAAGAAAAAGGTAAGGGGAGGCAGGAGGGGAGGAGGTCTGTTCAAGAATCTTCGGCGACCACTCGCACAAGAGAGTTTTTGGTCAAATCTTCCACAGCAAGTAAGTGTCAACAAGATTGTGAGGTTTAGTCTCAACATTCGTTTACACTATTTTTTGTTCTAAAGTTTGCGTCTTTTTTTATTTTGTGTTGCCTCTCCGTCTCAGATTCTAGGTCCCAGTTCTCTTCTTTGTCAACTTTTGCGCTTTAGTGTACAAAGCTACACTATTGTATTCGCAAATTAATTTCTTTTGTCAAGATTCACAATCACAAATGGGAAGCAGAACCGTCACTACTACTGAATCTAATTTTTTTTTATAAAACATCTGGCAAAATCCATAAGATATTTAGCAAACAAAAACAAAACCCATCCCCATAATATTGATGTAGCTTAAACGGTCAGGTTGGAAGATTTATTTCGCATAACCTCTCTTAGAAACCAACTTGATTCTTTTTTCTATTTCATGTTATTTCTCGTTTGGTTAAAAAGATTTCATTTTTCTGTTTCAGCTGTGAAAACAAAATTTTCAATTAACTTAACATTTTTCCTTGATGCAAAAAAAAAAAAAAATCCACTGTCTTCCGCTAGAACAAAGCTTTGAATTTAAATCATTTCAAGAAAACATTTTTATTTTATAAGGGCAACATATTTGCTTTAAGCCACACAAATACATGGAACGGCACTGATGGGAAACAAGGGGGTTTTCTATGGTTTTACGTTTAAAGATACATTGACAATGAAGACATAGTAATAGTTTAATTCCTCTATAAACCCGCTGTTAATAGTTTGCTTTAGTGACCCCCACCCATGTCAATAGAAACCAAAGTGAACCAAGCACAAACCAAACATACCAAATTGGATATGTATTTCAAATAGAACCCGAAAACAATAATAGAATGTAGGTATGTCCTCTAATGAATTCAGTTATCCAATCAAACTAACTGTTCTTTTGGTTACTACCAAAGACTGTTTCTTTGCTCAAGTTGCTTACACATTCTTTAAGGAACGTGTAATATAGATAATTGTAAACATAAGTTACCTCTAGTAGGATACTTTTGTCATGTCTATAATGAATCAAGCTATATATATCTCTGCACCAGCGTCAACCCCAAGATCTTTCTTCATCACACTTTGTTGTTATAATCAAAATTTCTACTTGTGTGATGAAGTTGGTTTTGGTTTCAGCATGATAAATAAAGTATGATTTAGACTTTTGATAATCACTTTGAATGAAATTTTATGCAGCTAGCTAGCTAAGGAGAAGAAGAAGAGGCAATGTCAGAAACTGGAGAAAGTTCAGACCAAGCAGAATGTGCACGTGTAAGTAAAGGAAACTGAATAGTGGCCCTGATGCATCATGCATGCATTGATGATTGTCATTATTTATATCTTTCTAATTCCAAATGATGAAAGAAAGACAACACAAGACAGAGTCATATATAGTTGTGGATCATTTGTTGTTTGTTTAACAAAAAAAAAATGTTGTTTTTGTAGGTACTTCCGGAAGAAGTTGTACGTGTACTTGACGAAATCATCAAACTGGTTCACCCGCAATTTCAGGCAGTAGTGGCTGATGTCTTGCAACTGGTGCCGCAAGATATTTTGGCACTCATAAATGAAGCAAAACGTGACTCCACGGTCAGAATCATCGAGTACATTGACAAAACGAGTGCAGATATCAAACATGTAAGATATGCAACATGGGTTAGACGTCGGGTAAGTAAATATCTTTGACTCACTTGATTTCAAATGGTTTTCCAGTTTATAACTTTCATTTATTTTTGGTTTGATTGGCAGCTGATACCAGACTGTTTGAAAGGTAAGGAATGGCAAGAAATCATGGGAGAGTTGAGACACCAGCGGGATCACGGTGAGTTTAAACACATATATTTATATATTATTATACAATTTTGTCTTAAAGAAAATATTTAATTATTTGTTAATGCATGATGATTGTTTATTCTTTTTTTTTTTTGTGCTGCAGATGTATGTTGGGCTATTGTAGTTAGCGAACTTATAAGGGCAATGAGAATAATCGATGGACGTCAGACAGACAAAACGATCAGATACTCTCCGCAAGATTTGATTGATTTTTCGGATAAAGAGAAACGAAGAACAGAGCAGAAATCAGGTCCTGAATCTGATAAAAGGAATGGAATACGTAGTTGAAAATGGAATCCAAAGGGAAGAAGATAGGCCTTTCAAAGGATGTCCTGAAAATGTTGCTGAGCGTAAACCATCCGAGTTTGCTTATATAGAAAAGATTTGTGAGACTCCGTTCCTTGGAAGATGCGCTTCTCCAACTGGCACACCATCCCATTGGTGCAGCCTTGGCAATGTTTCAACCTGAATACAGAGAAATTGGGGAAAAAGTAAGTGATCTTTCTTTTTTTGTTTTCTTCGTTTGTCGTCCATATATATATATGTATACTGTTGAAGAAGTTTCAGTACTGACTTTAGAATACTTTGGTTTCTTATCAAAACGTTTCGTTGGTTTGCATGCTATTTCTCTAATGGCCGTGTATGAAGATGAGAATGGAGAAAAATATATTCTTGGAAGAGCTAGCCATGGGGATGACTTTGGAGATCATGGCTGAAAGATACTTGATAATATTCTTCTGAATATTCTCTAGTTTGTTATACGATTGTTACGTAACTGATGGGAAGATCCCTAACTTGTAGCTATCCCTTTGTACTTTAAATATTGACGTTAATACAACTCAAAGAAGGAAGGGAAACTCATACTCTTTCAATGGCTACATCAGAATCTCATTGTAAGCTATGCTTCTTTACATACCCACTCCCGGTGAAGCAATTGACGACAAGTTTTCAAAATACTTCTCCAAGCCGGCGCCACTTCTTAGCAGGTTTTCCTACCCAAAACTACTATCTCTGAAGGATGAGGAAGCTAAACGTGTGAAGCATGCAAAACAGATTAGTAAGAAGAAGTTTCATGACTCTTTTTTTTTGTTTTGTTTTAATTTACTTATTTTCACGCTCCAACAAACGCTTAATTGTTTTACAACTGACTGATACAGGGCATGGATGATGATTAAAAAACGACTGATGGAAAGAAACAAACAAGGCGTTGACAACCAGTTTATTTTTTTCTTCTGTTTTGCATATGCAGCAAACCCTCTTTGTCTGAGCGGTTGATACATGGTTTTTATTTTATTTTTGCTTTATCCAGCTTAGCTTGTCTTCTAAGCAGATTCTCCGGAGTATTTTTTAAAAGTTTGCAAACAACATTGTTCCTTCCAACTCGATTTGTTATATATCTATCTGATTAATTCTCCTGAGAATTGGTTATTTAAAGTTTGAAAACGAACTAAATCATCTCTTAAACATTTAACATCCAAAGGGAAAACAAATCATGCTAAGTTAGCTGACTTTGGTCATACACACAATAATAGTTAACTTAAACATGAAAAGATCAAATACATTAAAAAAAAAAAAACACAGGAGAGGAGGAGGACAACATTTCTTTCTAGATCTCAGCATGACACTACTTTCCCAATATGCATGTAACTTCAAGGCACATGTGTCCTTGTATACCATCCCTTGTTTGCCTTATTATAGCTTTGCACTCATGACCCCTGTGGGTTTTGAAAGTCATGTAGAAGATTGCATTACTCGACTTCAGCTTCATACTCGGCTCCACATCTTCCTTTGTACGCACCACTACTTTCTTCACCTTCAACGGCAAATAAGTTTCCTGCAAGACAGACAGACACGGTCAAACAAATTTTTTTTGTTGAAACAAGGCAAGAGTTTAGGAATGAACAGTCACATCTCCTACTCTATGTACCATGTCGGGCCGCTCTGAGGACAAAGCAATTTCAGCGTAAAGATTAAGCCATTCGTTATCCTGCAGTTCTGAGTCCTTCACCTGCAATTTTTGAATGAGACCCATAAACCACTCACTACAGCAGCTCTCACATATAATGAAAACTCGGGCATGGAACTGAAGCTTATTAGGTCCGGTAAGTGCATCATCATCCTGTAGCCAACTGGGCATCACACCTGTGTAGAATTTATCTACAGCATTAGGGTCCCATCGCCATAGGGAACCTCGTGCTTGTCTATTTCCTGTAACGTTTTTTCTAAAAATGATTACTCATATCCAACAGAAGACAGCTATGATCCTAGAGAATATGAAACAAACAAGTAATCCGCAAGTAGGAAGAAAAGAAAAATTTTACTTGTTACAAAAGAAAAAAAAGTTACTTGAGGAGGCTTAATCCT
This sequence is a window from Brassica oleracea var. oleracea cultivar TO1000 chromosome C1, BOL, whole genome shotgun sequence. Protein-coding genes within it:
- the LOC106303911 gene encoding LOW QUALITY PROTEIN: UPF0725 protein At2g20620-like (The sequence of the model RefSeq protein was modified relative to this genomic sequence to represent the inferred CDS: substituted 2 bases at 2 genomic stop codons) → MEIGKMYDVMLDEAKLCLDELKVESSSAPPVKEEDSGYEIXLXGTNLQFRAVEKVNAEAVSFVNYYITLEAVDPDNNHSLVAFQTCVWDSATENKERLRLITKQCRIKPPQVTVTGNRQARGSLWRWDPNAVDKFYTGVMPSWLQDDDALTGPNKLQFHARVKDSELQDNEWLNLYAEIALSSERPDMETYLPLKVKKVVVRTKEDVEPSMKLKSSNAIFYMTFKTHRGHECKAIIRQTRDGIQGHMCLEVTCILGK